A window from Oncorhynchus mykiss isolate Arlee chromosome 9, USDA_OmykA_1.1, whole genome shotgun sequence encodes these proteins:
- the LOC110531560 gene encoding leukotriene B4 receptor 1 yields the protein MASDLSISAPSLLPSTPALVSSSPPLSISHQIGISILVLAFVFGFPGNLFVVWSVLCRVRHRSVTCLLVLNLAAADALVLLSAPLFLHFLAGRRGWEFGAVACKTVHYLCCVNMNVSIYLICLMSMDRWLAVARPFLSQRMRTKKTLMAVLLAIWVLAFVLALPMPFYRSNLKPFLHKNISMSICMPYHWGSVGHQVFQYLFETVLGFFLPFTFIIVCYTSVICRLRSVMFQRKGRGNRLILLIIGAFALFWLPYHLVNILQVIGLLGSNGTLSNAAVLARPNVTAFAFLSSSVNPVLYVFAGSSHIRQAGLSFMAKLFEGTNSEGGTSASFSRSTRCSRSGSTAPDESSALRSLTLKLGWLGKEKDGGGDSGVELRGVEVKVNSKQELKTLTSSDQSE from the exons ATGGCGTCAGACCTCTCCATCTCcgctccctccctgctcccctccacccctgctcttgtctcctcctcccctcctctctccatctcacaccAGATCGGTATCTCCATTCTGGTCCTGGCCTTTGTCTTTGGTTTCCCAGGCAACCTGTTCGTGGTGTGGTCGGTGCTGTGCCGTGTGAGGCATCGCTCTGTCACGTGCCTGCTCGTCTTAAACCTCGCCGCGGCCGACGCCCTGGTGCTGCTAAGCGCCCCGCTCTTCCTGCACTTCCTGGCAGGCAGGCGAGGCTGGGAGTTCGGGGCGGTGGCCTGTAAGACGGTACACTACCTGTGCTGCGTCAACATGAATGTCTCCATCTACCTGATCTGCTTGATGAGCATGGATCGCTGGCTGGCCGTGGCGAGGCCCTTCCTGTCACAGAGGATGAGGACCAAGAAAACCCTGATGGCCGTTCTGCTGGCTATCTGGGTGCTGGCATTCGTCTTAGCTCTGCCCATGCCCTTCTATCGCag taaCCTGAAGCCCTTCCTTCACAAGAACATCTCCATGAGCATCTGCATGCCGTACCACTGGGGAAGTGTGGGTCACCAGGTGTTCCAGTACCTATTCGAGACCGTCCTGGGCTTCTTCCTCCCCTTCACCTTCATCATCGTCTGCTACACCTCCGTCATCTGCCGGCTACGCAGCGTCATGTTCCAGCGCAAGGGACGAGGAAACCGtctcatcctcctcatcatcggCGCCTTCGCTCTCTTCTGGCTGCCCTACCACCTGGTCAACATCTTACAG gtgATTGGTCTGCTGGGTAGCAACGGCACTCTCTCCAATGCTGCTGTATTGGCCCGTCCCAACGTCACGGCGTTCGCCTTCCTGAGCAGCAGTGTGAACCCTGTGCTGTATGTGTTCGCCGGCAGCTCCCACATCCGCCAGGCCGGCCTCAGCTTCATGGCCAAGCTGTTCGAGGGCACCAACTCCGAGGGAGGTACCTCCGCCTCCTTCTCCCGCAGCACGAGGTGCAGCCGGAGTGGTTCCACAGCCCCGGACGAGAGCTCCGCTCTGCGCTCGCTGACACTCAAGCTGGGGTGGTTGGGGAAGGAAAAGGATGGGGGTGGGGATAGTGGAGTGGAGCTGCGTGGAGTTGAGGTCAAGGTTAACTCCAAGCAGGAGCTCAAGACTTTGACATCCAGTGATCAGTCAGAGTAG
- the LOC110531561 gene encoding leukotriene B4 receptor 2, with the protein MAHNQTIPQIIPPSLTKPPLSLSPFSSTTPPSLFLSASNHVLNTTMSVFATNQSIVGNTTSTTVGALILGLVFLLGVPGNLFIIWSILARARRRSVTTLLILNLAVADGSLMALTPFFIVYLVKKTWIFGDIMCKILFYLCLANMYASIQLIMLMSLHRLVAVVWPRRVAALAGRKAVLRAVLVLWILVLVSSIPALLFRHKLTATYPNGRSRMVCESFHKKQSQVVLQYTLETVLGFVVPYGLIVGSYICILRRIRQTRFRRRIHSEKLILTIVVTFGIFWLPYHVINIVQVAAALSPQDSAIKARLDPIWQSCRAVTSALAFISSCANPVLYTFAGKSYIRREGFAFMARLFEGTALDSGTRKNRQNSQNSRERDRDAEGLKEKEGELESTTSANVVSPICVKPVKNVK; encoded by the exons ATGGCCCACAACCAAACCATCCCCCaaatcatccctccatccctcacaaAACCCCCCTTGTCCCTTTCTCCGTTCTCCTCCACTACGCCCCCCTCCCTGTTCCTTTCAGCCTCCAACCACGTCCTTAACACCACCATGTCTGTTTTCGCGACGAACCAAAGCATTGTGGGTAATACCACCTCCACAACCGTAGGGGCACTCATCCTGGGTCTGGTGTTTCTCCTTGGCGTCCCCGGCAACCTCTTCATCATCTGGAGTATCCTGGCACGCGCCCGCCGTCGCTCTGTCACCACCCTCCTCATCCTCAATCTGGCAGTGGCCGACGGCTCGCTCATGGCGCTCACGCCGTTCTTCATCGTGTACCTTGTGAAGAAGACATGGATTTTTGGCGATATCATGTGCAAG ATACTCTTCTACCTGTGCCTGGCCAACATGTACGCCTCCATCCAACTGATCATGCTGATGAGCCTGCACAGGCTGGTGGCCGTGGTGTGGCCGCGGCGTGTTGCTGCCCTCGCTGGCCGGAAGGCAGTACTGCGGGCGGTGCTGGTACTGTGGATCCTGGTGCTGGTCTCATCCATCCCCGCGTTGCTGTTCAGGCACAAACTGACGGCCACGTACCCCAACGGGAGGAGCCGTATGGTGTGTGAGTCATTTCACAAGAAGCAGAGTCAA GTGGTGCTCCAGTACACGTTGGAGACGGTGCTGGGATTTGTAGTTCCTTACGGGTTGATTGTAGGCAGCTACATCTGCATCCTGCGGAGGATCAGACAAACCAG gtTCAGGAGGAGGATCCACAGTGAGAAACTCATCCTAACCATCGTGGTCACCTTTGGAATCTTCTGGCTGCCCTACCATGTCATCAACATTGtgcag GTTGCCGCAGCACTTTCTCCTCAAGATTCAGCTATAAAAGCAAG ACTGGACCCTATCTGGCAGTCCTGCCGTGCGGTCACATCAGCCCTGGCATTCATCAGCAGCTGTGCCAACCCGGTCCTCTACACCTTCGCCGGCAAGTCCTATATCCGGCGGGAAGGCTTTGCCTTCATGGCCCGTCTGTTCGAGGGCACTGCGCTGGACTCTGGGACCAGGAAGAACCGACAGAACAGCCAGAAcagccgagagagagacagggatgcagaGGGGCTGAAAGAAAAGGAAGGAGAGCTAGAATCCACGACCAGCGCCAATGTTGTGAGCCCCATCTGTGTGAAACCTGTGAAAAATGTCAAATAG